One Mastacembelus armatus chromosome 10, fMasArm1.2, whole genome shotgun sequence DNA window includes the following coding sequences:
- the purab gene encoding transcriptional activator protein Pur-alpha yields MADRDSGSDHGGPTAGPGSLPPGAMGAMSRLQHDTEELASKRVDIQNKRFYLDVKQNVKGRFLKIAEVGAGGNKSRLTLSMSVAVEFRDYLGDFIEHYAQLGPTNPDMVQDEPRRALKSEFLVRENRKYYMDLKENQRGRFLRIRQTVNRGPGLGSAQGQTIALPAQGLIEFRDALAKLIDDYGVDEEPAELPEGTSLTVDNKRFFFDVGSNKYGVFMRVSEVKPTYRNSITVPCKVWSKFGNTFCKYAEEMRKIQERSREKRASELLPEGPHGGDDGDDD; encoded by the coding sequence ATGGCGGACAGAGACAGTGGCAGTGACCACGGAGGGCCCACCGCAGGCCCCGGCTCGCTGCCCCCGGGTGCGATGGGCGCCATGTCCCGGCTGCAGCACGACACCGAGGAGCTCGCCTCTAAGCGCGTCGACATCCAAAACAAGCGCTTCTACCTTGACGTGAAGCAAAATGTTAAAGGCCGCTTCCTAAAGATAGCCGAGGTCGGGGCTGGGGGAAACAAGAGCCGCCTCACTCTCTCCATGTCGGTGGCCGTGGAGTTCCGCGATTATCTCGGGGACTTTATCGAACATTACGCCCAGCTGGGCCCGACCAACCCGGACATGGTGCAAGATGAGCCCCGGCGGGCGCTCAAGAGCGAATTCCTGGTGCGGGAGAATCGGAAATATTACATGGATCTGAAAGAGAACCAGAGGGGGCGGTTCCTGAGGATCCGACAGACCGTTAATCGGGGGCCCGGTTTGGGAAGCGCGCAAGGCCAGACCATAGCTCTGCCGGCGCAGGGTCTGATCGAGTTCCGCGACGCTTTGGCCAAACTCATAGACGACTACGGTGTGGACGAGGAGCCGGCGGAGCTCCCGGAGGGCACCTCACTCACGGTCGACAACAAACGCTTCTTCTTTGACGTGGGGTCCAATAAGTACGGGGTCTTCATGCGGGTCAGCGAGGTGAAGCCCACGTACCGGAACTCCATTACGGTTCCCTGTAAAGTGTGGTCCAAATTCGGCAACACCTTCTGTAAATACGCGGAGGAGATGAGGAAGATCCAGGAGAGGAGTAGAGAGAAACGGGCCTCTGAACTGCTACCTGAGGGCCCGCACGGCGGAGACGACGGCGACGATGACTGA